The region CGGGAAGTTTCCGCGGACATCGCCGTGTGGCCTCTATCCTTTGCCTCGGCCAACAACGACCTGGGGGCGCTCTATGCCACCATGGAAGAAAACGCCAAACAGATTGTGGAATTTCTTCAAGAGGCGGGATTTTCGGAATCGGAAATCACGATGGCAGCCCCGGTGGTGACCGATAAGTTCGCGCAGCGTTACGGAACCCAACCCCAAGCGAGCCTTCGCTACACGGCTCAGCAGATCGTGACGGTCTACACGGGACGCATCGATGCGGTGAGGGCTCTGCAGAGCCGCGTGGGGAAATTGGGGAAAAAAGGGCATTGCTCTGGGTGGTGGCTCCTATGAGAGGGCCGAGTTCTTGTTCACCAAACTGAACGAACTCAAGCCGATCATGACCGAAGAAGCCACGCGAAACGCTCGAGCCGTCGCCGAAAAATTCGCGGCCGATTCCAAAAGCACGTTGGGAAACATTCGAAGGGCGAGCCAGGGCATGTTCAGCATTGAAAATCGGGACAGCAGCACGCCGCACATCAAAAGGGTGCGCGTGGTGTCCACCGTGGAATACTATCTGTCGGACTAGCCGTGCGACCGGGAAGGAATTTTGATGTCCTTGGAGTATTCCCAGAGAGCTTGACCCAGGTTCAGCGGGCAGAAATTCATGAAGGTCTTAAGGGACTTCGTCATTCTCGCGAAAGCGGGAATCCAGAATTTTGAAAATGTTATGGACTTCCGCCGCCCGGTCGGGCCGGGAACACGTTTCGCGGGCGTGACGCGACAGGGTACGCGAGCGTTGCGTGGGCTTGCGGTGGGCGGGCGGCACTGCGACGTTAAGGGGTTGGGAATGAGGCGATGGTGAACATGGAGCGGTATGCTGAATTTTTTGCGCAACCTCTAGGCCTTTTTGGGGCGGGCGCGCGTCGAAAACTGATGCCCCATCTTCGAGCCTTTTCCCCTCGGCGTGTGTTGCTGTGCACCGATGCAGGCCTCATGGCGGCGGGCATCGCCAGCGAAATGGAACAGCTGCTTCGGGAAACCGCCGCGGTGGACGTGGTGGTCTTTGACGGGGTGGTGGCCAATCCCACGGAACCCTGTGTTCGTCAAGGGGTTGCGATGTACAAAGAACACGGCTGCGACATGATTCTCTCCCTTGGAGGCGGAAGCGCCCACGATGCCGCCAAAGCCATTGCGCTCATGGCCGTCCATGAAGGCACGGTGTGGGACTATGTGGGCCTCAACAAGCTGAGGCATCCCTTGCCGCCTCTTGTGGCCGTGAACACCACGGCGGGAACGGGCAGTGACGTCACGCGATTTGCGGTGATCACCCATGTGGAAAAAAGGACCAAGTTGACGATCGTGGATCGGCGACTCACGCCGCTCATTGCCGTGAACGACCCGGAACTGATGGTCGGCTTGCCGCCGACAGTCACGGTGCACACCGGCATAGACGCGCTCACCCATGCCGTGGAAGCTTATCTTTCCCGCATGGCCACACCCCTTTCCGACGCCTGTGCTCTGAAAGCTGTGAAACTCATTGCAGAATATCTTCCCAGAGCCTATGCCCGGGGCACGGACATGACGGCCCGTGCCGCCATGGCTTATGCCCAATACCTTGCGGGCATCGCCACCAACAATGCGGGAGCCGGCGCCGTGCATGCCATGGCCCATCAACTGGGTGGTTTCTACAATCTTCCACACGGCCTTTGCAACGCCGTGCTGCTGCCGTGGGTTTTGGAGTATAATGCCGCGGAATGCGCGGAGCGGCTCATGCGTGTAGGAGAAGCAATGAGAGGTCCCTTGGCTGCGCGATCCGTGCTGGAAGGCGCGCAAAGGGCCATCGAGGTTGTGCGGGATTTTGAGCGGCATCTGGATGTGCCGAATCGTCTCGGCCTTCTCGATGTTAAGGCAGAGGATATGCCGGCCATCGCGCAGCAGGCCATGGAGGATCCCACGGTGTTGACCAATCCGCGTCGAGCGACGGCCTCGGATCTGGAACAGATCCTGAAAGCTGCGCTGTGAGCCCGCGGAGTCTTTTCGGCCAGCTTCGTGTACCGTCACGAAAACGACTCGAAGAATCCGGGTCGAACGCTCTATTTTTATTGGCCTAGAGGTGGTGCCGAAAACGTCTGCGGTGTGCCTCGAAGCGGGGCACCGGGGATGAAAAATCGGCGCGATCTCTGGAAAGTCCATCAAAGGATTTGACAGGACGTGATGAAGCTGGCGGCGTTCTGGAACGTGCCGGCAAGAAAGGATACAGGGGTTGTGACGACAGAGCCGGTACGGCAGCTGCCCATCGGCGTTTTCGATTCGGGGGTGGGAGGGCTTACCGTGGTTCGAGCGCTCATGGAACGGCTGCCCTTTGAGAGCATTGTCTACTTTGGGGATACCGCCCGAGTGCCCTAAGGGGTCAAATCGGTGGAAACGATTTGTGCGTTCACCGCAGAAATCACCCAATTTCTTCTCACGCAGGGCGTCAAGCTCCTGATCATCGCCTGCAACACCATGGCCGCCGTCGCCCGGCATATCGTGGAGGAACTGTCCCCCGTGGCCGTTTTGGACGTCATTGATGCGGGAGCTCGATGTGCCGTCAGTGTCACGCGGGTTCGATACGTGAGGGTCATCGGCACCCCGGCGACCATTAACAGCAATGCCTATGCGCGGTCCATTCACCGCTACGACCCGTCCGTGCGCATCTTCTCACAGGCGTGCCTTTTTTTGTGCCTCTGGTGGAAGAAGGATGGTTGGATCATCCGGTCACGCGCCTCACGGCGCAGGAATACTTCAAACCCGTGCTCTGCCAGCCCATCGATACGATGGTCCTAGGCTGCACGCATTATCCTCTGTTAAAGCCTCTGTTGCAGGACGTGGCCGGGCCTCATGTGCACCTGGTGGATTCGGCCGAGGCCATGGCGGATCAAACGGCGGAAGTGCTGCAATCGTCGGGGCTTGCCGCGACGGAAGAGCGACCTCCGGAATATGTCTATGACGTGACGGATGTGCCGTTTCGGTTTCAGACCATCGGAGAACGTTTTCTGGGGCGCACGCTGTCCAGTGTGCGCGTCGTGAAGTGGTGACAAAGGTTCAAGGAATGCAAAAACCCGCCGCCTATAAAGCCTGATCTTTGAAAAGGCCCGAGTCCATTCGGCAAAAAGTAGGGGGCGTAAGCCCCCCATGGTTTATTCCAACGGGTCGTTTTCCACCAGGTTCCAGATGCCACAGGGGCATGCCCCCGCACAGAAGCCGCACCCGATGCACCGTTCCGGGTTCACCACCATTTCAAAGTCGCCGTTCTGGCCGCTCACGCGGCTGATGGCCGCTTGAGGGCAGATGGCGACGCAGACGCCGCAGTCCCTGCAGGACCCGCAGGAAGCACATTCTCCGGCGCACTGATCCAGGCTGTCAAAAGCCAGGCGCCGCGGATCGAAGTATTCCAGCTTGACGCGCCGAGGGTCCATCATGGGGCGCAAGGCCTGTTTTGGCCGGCGTCCGTGGAAAAGGTCATCGATGGCCTGAGCCGCCTTTCGTCCGGCGCCGATGGCATCGGTCAAAAGGCCCAGGCGCACGGCATCCCCGATGGCAAAGATCTGAGGATCGCTGGTCTGATAAGC is a window of Desulfosoma caldarium DNA encoding:
- a CDS encoding iron-containing alcohol dehydrogenase — protein: MERYAEFFAQPLGLFGAGARRKLMPHLRAFSPRRVLLCTDAGLMAAGIASEMEQLLRETAAVDVVVFDGVVANPTEPCVRQGVAMYKEHGCDMILSLGGGSAHDAAKAIALMAVHEGTVWDYVGLNKLRHPLPPLVAVNTTAGTGSDVTRFAVITHVEKRTKLTIVDRRLTPLIAVNDPELMVGLPPTVTVHTGIDALTHAVEAYLSRMATPLSDACALKAVKLIAEYLPRAYARGTDMTARAAMAYAQYLAGIATNNAGAGAVHAMAHQLGGFYNLPHGLCNAVLLPWVLEYNAAECAERLMRVGEAMRGPLAARSVLEGAQRAIEVVRDFERHLDVPNRLGLLDVKAEDMPAIAQQAMEDPTVLTNPRRATASDLEQILKAAL
- a CDS encoding FAD-dependent oxidoreductase, which codes for MTLRDLTGKERQAAQKAGAQFRWPCFTKAITDRGVELTTGEILEADTVIVAIGDQPDLEFLPKTVQTERGFIKVDDAYQTSDPQIFAIGDAVRLGLLTDAIGAGRKAAQAIDDLFHGRRPKQALRPMMDPRRVKLEYFDPRRLAFDSLDQCAGECASCGSCRDCGVCVAICPQAAISRVSGQNGDFEMVVNPERCIGCGFCAGACPCGIWNLVENDPLE